In Yersinia enterocolitica subsp. enterocolitica, one DNA window encodes the following:
- a CDS encoding DUF1656 domain-containing protein, whose product MYVSILSTSAPLSDLVLGASIYFPPIFKAVMLGLVLWLLIHHMLRNWIYSGDIWHPILMDLSIFVIAVSVSLWILAGW is encoded by the coding sequence ATGTATGTATCTATATTATCCACAAGTGCACCCCTGTCAGACTTGGTTTTAGGTGCCTCTATCTATTTCCCGCCAATTTTTAAGGCGGTTATGCTAGGTTTAGTGTTATGGCTACTGATCCATCATATGCTGCGGAATTGGATCTACTCGGGTGATATCTGGCATCCAATATTAATGGATCTGTCCATTTTTGTCATTGCGGTCAGCGTTTCTTTATGGATATTAGCCGGTTGGTAA
- the tyrS gene encoding tyrosine--tRNA ligase, which produces MTSSNLIKQLQERGLVAQVTDEDALAERLAQGPISLYCGFDPTADSLHLGHLVPLLCLKRFQLAGHRPVALVGGATGMIGDPSFKASERKLNTEDTVNEWVEKIRRQVSPFLDFDCGDNSAIAANNYDWFGGMNVLTFLRDIGKHFSVNQMINKEAVKQRLNRDDSGISFTEFSYNLLQAYDFACLNKAHGVALQIGGSDQWGNITSGIDLTRRLHQQQVYGLTVPLITKADGTKFGKTEGGAVWLDPKKTSPYKFYQFWINTADADVYRFLKFFTFMSLEEINALEEEDKNSGKAPRAQYVLAENVTGMVHGEEGLAAAKRISASLFSGDLNDMTEADFAQLAQDGMPTIELTRDADLQQALVNAELVPSRGQARTMISSNAVAINGEKQSDPEYAFTDADRLFGRYTLLRRGKKHYCLISWL; this is translated from the coding sequence ATGACCAGCAGCAACCTGATTAAACAATTGCAAGAGCGGGGCCTCGTTGCCCAGGTTACGGATGAAGACGCGTTAGCAGAGAGACTGGCGCAAGGGCCAATTTCACTGTATTGCGGTTTCGATCCTACCGCAGACAGCTTGCATTTGGGTCATCTGGTTCCATTGTTATGCCTAAAGCGCTTCCAACTGGCAGGGCATCGCCCGGTTGCTTTAGTGGGGGGGGCGACTGGTATGATTGGTGACCCAAGCTTCAAAGCCAGCGAACGTAAGTTGAATACCGAAGATACGGTGAATGAGTGGGTGGAGAAAATCCGTCGGCAGGTTTCGCCATTCCTGGACTTTGATTGCGGTGACAATAGTGCTATTGCGGCTAACAACTACGATTGGTTCGGTGGCATGAATGTGTTGACGTTCCTGCGTGATATCGGCAAACACTTCTCTGTTAATCAGATGATCAACAAAGAAGCCGTCAAACAGCGTTTAAATCGCGATGATAGCGGTATTTCATTTACCGAGTTCTCCTACAATTTGTTGCAGGCTTATGATTTTGCTTGCCTGAATAAAGCGCACGGCGTTGCATTACAAATTGGGGGATCTGACCAATGGGGTAATATTACCTCTGGTATCGACTTAACCCGTCGTCTTCACCAGCAGCAGGTTTATGGCCTGACTGTGCCATTAATTACCAAAGCAGATGGTACCAAGTTCGGTAAAACCGAAGGTGGCGCGGTGTGGCTTGATCCGAAGAAAACCAGCCCTTACAAATTCTACCAATTCTGGATCAATACCGCAGACGCTGACGTTTATCGCTTCCTGAAATTCTTTACTTTCATGAGTTTGGAAGAGATTAACGCACTGGAAGAAGAAGATAAAAACAGTGGCAAAGCGCCACGCGCTCAATACGTGTTGGCGGAAAATGTTACCGGTATGGTGCATGGCGAAGAAGGTCTGGCTGCGGCAAAACGTATCTCTGCCAGCTTGTTCTCCGGTGATTTAAACGACATGACAGAGGCTGACTTTGCTCAACTGGCGCAAGATGGTATGCCGACCATTGAACTGACTCGTGACGCCGATTTGCAGCAAGCGTTGGTCAATGCGGAGTTGGTGCCTTCCCGTGGTCAAGCTCGCACCATGATTAGCTCGAATGCGGTGGCGATTAATGGTGAGAAGCAATCTGATCCGGAATACGCTTTCACGGATGCCGATCGTCTATTTGGCCGCTATACCTTATTGCGCCGCGGTAAAAAACATTATTGCCTGATTAGCTGGCTGTAA
- the pdxH gene encoding pyridoxamine 5'-phosphate oxidase, with the protein MTDNNEFDVADLRREYIRGGLRRSDLTENPLELFERWLKQACDARLPDPTAMCVATVDANGQPYQRIVLLKHYDDQGLVFYTNLGSRKAQQLAQNPHISLLFPWHMLDRQVIFLGTTERLSTLEVLKYFSSRPKDSQIGAWVSQQSSRISARGVLESKFLELKQKFQQGEVPLPSFWGGFRVKFDSVEFWQGGEHRLHDRFIYQRNADTWKIDRLAP; encoded by the coding sequence ATGACTGACAATAATGAATTTGATGTTGCAGATTTGCGCCGTGAATATATTCGTGGCGGTCTACGCCGCAGCGACTTAACCGAAAATCCATTGGAATTGTTTGAGCGCTGGTTAAAACAGGCTTGTGATGCGCGTTTACCCGATCCAACAGCCATGTGTGTGGCGACAGTGGACGCCAACGGCCAGCCCTATCAGCGGATTGTGCTGCTAAAACATTATGACGACCAGGGTTTGGTGTTCTATACCAACTTAGGCAGTCGCAAAGCGCAGCAGTTGGCGCAAAACCCGCATATCAGCTTATTATTCCCTTGGCATATGCTTGACCGGCAAGTCATCTTCCTTGGCACAACGGAACGGCTTTCCACCCTCGAAGTGCTGAAATATTTCAGTTCTCGCCCCAAAGATAGTCAGATTGGTGCCTGGGTATCCCAGCAATCCTCACGGATTTCCGCTCGTGGCGTATTGGAAAGTAAATTTCTCGAGCTTAAGCAAAAATTCCAACAAGGTGAGGTGCCGCTACCCAGTTTTTGGGGGGGATTCCGGGTTAAATTCGACTCTGTCGAGTTCTGGCAAGGAGGTGAGCACCGCCTGCATGACCGATTTATCTATCAACGGAATGCAGATACCTGGAAAATTGACCGTTTAGCGCCGTGA
- a CDS encoding FUSC family protein: MRLSFPSWQQTPWGKANAGQWRYTLRNSLAMCLSLWIAFALNLDEPYWAMTSAAVVSFPTVGGVISKSIGRVIGSLIGAAASLMIAGHCLNDPWLFTFVIAAWIGLCTFVSNHYQNNVSYAFALAGYTTAIIAFSTVNTTDTQQIFDIAQARVCEVITGILCGGLMMMLLPSTSDGEALLTSLRRMQSRLLEHAELLWQTEQTPQIRTSHEGLIGQILTMNLLRIQAFWSHYRLRRHNNVLNFILHRQLRITSVITSLRRMLVNWPSPPENLPAVLNQLLNALQQPDCDKYQIARILQQIAPHDEFDYRHRAFWLRLRHFCWLYLQVNRWLAQLDKEPESGMLLPPAVTSLARHTDTYEAAYNGLRTFVCIVIGCAFWINTQWSSGAAALSLAAVSCVLYSATPSPTDSIATLVKAIILLSIGCFILKFGVMVQIDDFWQFAAVLFPILITMQMMKLQHPAYASLWGQLIVFMGSFLSVTNPPSYDYQEFLNDNIGKLVGVMLAGVAFQILRPSSDKRKSRRIVRMLRRDFIDQLSAHPQQSQNQFESLIYHRVNQLNLSKDQPARLWLLRWGMVLLNCSHVVWQLRDWQTTSAPLSAVRDVCIHCLKGCMTEKGIQPSSLQATLQELQRMSAILGQYPDATGRELAGLIWRLYCSLTQLQMAVPGEESKVAPA, from the coding sequence ATGCGCCTCTCTTTCCCCTCATGGCAGCAAACTCCCTGGGGCAAAGCCAATGCGGGTCAGTGGCGTTATACATTGCGCAATTCGCTGGCAATGTGTTTATCGCTATGGATTGCGTTTGCACTGAATTTGGATGAGCCCTATTGGGCGATGACCTCTGCGGCGGTAGTCAGTTTTCCAACGGTTGGCGGTGTTATCAGTAAAAGTATTGGCCGGGTTATTGGTAGCCTGATTGGTGCCGCCGCATCATTGATGATTGCAGGTCATTGTCTAAATGACCCTTGGTTGTTCACCTTTGTCATTGCTGCCTGGATTGGTCTGTGTACTTTTGTCTCCAATCACTATCAAAATAACGTTTCTTATGCTTTCGCTTTGGCTGGCTATACCACCGCGATCATTGCCTTTTCTACTGTCAATACTACTGATACACAACAAATCTTTGATATTGCCCAAGCCCGGGTTTGTGAGGTTATTACCGGCATTCTTTGCGGTGGTCTGATGATGATGCTGCTCCCCAGCACTTCGGACGGCGAAGCACTGCTGACATCCCTGCGCCGTATGCAATCACGGTTGTTAGAACATGCAGAATTATTATGGCAAACCGAGCAAACACCGCAGATTCGCACCTCCCATGAGGGGCTGATTGGCCAGATTCTTACGATGAATCTGCTGCGTATTCAGGCATTTTGGAGCCATTACCGTTTACGGCGACACAATAATGTATTGAATTTCATTTTGCATCGCCAGTTACGCATCACCAGCGTAATTACCAGTCTGCGCCGTATGTTGGTTAACTGGCCATCGCCACCGGAGAATCTGCCCGCCGTTCTCAATCAATTGCTAAACGCCTTACAACAACCTGACTGTGATAAGTATCAGATAGCCAGGATCCTGCAACAAATTGCTCCCCATGATGAGTTTGATTATCGCCATCGGGCCTTCTGGTTGCGCTTGCGACATTTTTGTTGGTTATATTTGCAAGTTAATCGCTGGCTGGCCCAACTGGATAAGGAACCGGAAAGCGGCATGTTGTTGCCCCCGGCCGTGACCTCCCTGGCTCGCCACACCGACACCTATGAGGCCGCCTATAACGGCCTGAGAACCTTTGTGTGCATTGTTATCGGTTGTGCCTTCTGGATAAATACGCAGTGGAGTTCCGGCGCTGCTGCTCTGTCATTGGCGGCGGTCAGTTGCGTGCTTTACTCTGCCACCCCTTCGCCAACTGACAGCATTGCCACGCTAGTGAAAGCCATTATTTTGCTTTCGATTGGCTGTTTTATTCTGAAATTTGGCGTGATGGTACAAATTGATGATTTTTGGCAATTTGCCGCGGTGTTGTTTCCCATTTTAATCACCATGCAAATGATGAAGCTTCAGCATCCGGCTTATGCTTCCCTATGGGGGCAATTGATTGTTTTTATGGGTTCATTTTTAAGCGTGACCAATCCCCCGAGCTATGATTATCAAGAGTTCCTCAATGATAATATTGGTAAATTAGTTGGCGTGATGTTGGCAGGTGTGGCATTTCAGATACTGCGTCCCAGCTCAGATAAACGCAAGAGTCGGCGCATTGTTCGCATGCTACGGCGTGACTTTATCGATCAACTCAGCGCACACCCGCAACAAAGTCAGAATCAATTTGAATCACTGATATATCACCGCGTCAATCAACTCAATCTTAGCAAAGATCAACCCGCGCGCTTGTGGCTACTGCGGTGGGGAATGGTGCTGCTCAATTGCAGCCATGTGGTCTGGCAGTTACGCGATTGGCAAACCACTTCTGCACCTTTGTCTGCCGTGCGGGACGTGTGTATTCATTGCCTGAAAGGTTGTATGACCGAGAAAGGTATTCAGCCAAGTTCACTACAAGCTACGTTGCAAGAATTGCAGCGTATGAGTGCTATTTTAGGACAATATCCGGATGCTACAGGCCGAGAACTGGCTGGGCTTATCTGGCGGCTGTATTGTTCGCTAACACAATTGCAAATGGCGGTGCCGGGCGAAGAAAGCAAAGTTGCGCCAGCCTGA
- a CDS encoding HlyD family secretion protein encodes MNHQSLKYFSSVIVFAFALCAGWWMWNYYMQSPWTRDGKVRAELVSITPEVSGRLVKILVHDNQLVSTGSLLFVIDPQPYQLALDNAQAAVVRAQAELAKANHEAERRRNLPKNIISGEDLDIANLTADSMKAAYQGAQANLEQAKWNLSKTRVYAPANGYITNLQTRVGDYATVGTPLVALIDTDSFYVMGYFEETKLRHIREGNEAKIVLYNGNIPLRGVVESIGRAIYDQSVDSSGSLLIDVKPNVPWVRLAQRVPVRIKLLDVPPNVTLIAGTTCTISLAN; translated from the coding sequence ATGAATCATCAGTCTCTTAAATATTTCTCTTCTGTCATCGTATTCGCCTTTGCACTTTGTGCCGGTTGGTGGATGTGGAATTATTATATGCAATCCCCCTGGACTCGTGATGGCAAAGTCCGGGCAGAATTAGTCAGTATCACACCAGAAGTCTCTGGCCGATTGGTTAAAATATTAGTTCATGATAACCAGTTGGTAAGCACTGGAAGCTTATTATTTGTCATTGACCCACAGCCCTATCAATTAGCATTGGATAATGCCCAAGCTGCCGTGGTACGGGCGCAGGCAGAACTGGCCAAAGCCAATCATGAAGCCGAACGTCGGCGGAATTTACCTAAAAATATCATTTCAGGCGAAGATCTCGACATTGCCAACCTAACAGCTGACAGCATGAAGGCCGCGTATCAAGGCGCGCAGGCAAACCTCGAACAGGCGAAATGGAATCTGAGCAAAACGCGGGTTTATGCCCCCGCCAATGGCTATATCACCAACTTGCAAACCCGGGTTGGCGACTATGCAACCGTTGGCACTCCATTAGTTGCACTTATCGATACCGACTCATTTTATGTGATGGGGTATTTCGAAGAAACCAAGCTCAGACACATTAGAGAAGGTAATGAAGCCAAGATTGTTTTGTATAATGGCAATATTCCTTTACGCGGTGTGGTCGAAAGTATTGGGCGAGCCATTTATGATCAAAGCGTCGATAGCAGCGGGAGTTTGTTGATTGATGTGAAACCTAATGTCCCTTGGGTTCGTCTGGCACAGCGGGTACCCGTCAGGATTAAATTGCTGGATGTTCCGCCCAATGTCACCTTGATCGCTGGCACCACCTGCACCATTTCGCTGGCAAATTAA
- a CDS encoding glycine zipper 2TM domain-containing protein, which yields MIKPLIAVAIAAVTLTGCANNNTLSGDVFSASQAKQVQTVTYGTLLSVRPVTIQGGDDNNVMGAIGGAVLGGFLGNTVGGGTGRSLATAAGAVAGGMAGQGVQGAMNRTDGVQLEVRKDDGTTILVVQKQGPTRFSVGQRVMLASSGSTVTVSPR from the coding sequence ATGATCAAGCCATTAATCGCCGTTGCTATTGCTGCGGTTACTCTGACCGGTTGTGCCAACAACAACACCTTATCTGGTGACGTTTTCAGCGCTTCACAAGCCAAGCAAGTACAAACGGTGACTTACGGTACTCTGCTTTCCGTGCGTCCGGTGACGATTCAAGGCGGCGATGACAACAATGTTATGGGCGCAATCGGTGGTGCTGTACTGGGTGGTTTCCTCGGGAATACTGTCGGTGGCGGCACAGGCCGTAGCCTGGCGACAGCAGCTGGTGCAGTTGCTGGTGGTATGGCAGGACAAGGTGTTCAAGGTGCAATGAACCGTACTGACGGCGTGCAACTTGAAGTGCGTAAAGATGATGGCACCACTATTCTGGTTGTTCAGAAACAAGGCCCAACCCGCTTTAGCGTAGGCCAGCGCGTGATGCTCGCCAGCAGTGGCAGTACAGTGACTGTTAGCCCGCGCTAA
- the pdxY gene encoding pyridoxal kinase PdxY has protein sequence MKNILSIQSHVVFGHAGNSAAEFPMRRMGVNVWPLNTVQFSNHTQYGHWTGCVMPASHLTEIVQGIADIDRLKDCDAVLSGYIGSPEQGGHILAAVARVKQANPNAWYFCDPVMGHPEKGCIVAPGVAEFFCQEALPASDIIAPNLLELEQLSGVHVDNVEQAVKVARDLCAKGPKVVLVKHLSRAGYHLDCFEMLLVTMDDAWHISRPLVDFGARQPVGVGDLTSGLLLVNLLKGEPLDKALEHVTAAVYEVMLKTQQMGEYELQVVAAQDAIVNPSCHFTATKL, from the coding sequence ATGAAAAATATACTTTCGATTCAGTCACATGTTGTTTTTGGCCATGCAGGTAATAGCGCGGCTGAATTTCCTATGCGCCGGATGGGTGTTAATGTCTGGCCGCTAAATACCGTACAGTTTTCGAACCATACGCAATATGGTCACTGGACGGGATGTGTTATGCCGGCCAGCCATCTGACTGAAATTGTACAAGGTATTGCTGATATTGACCGACTGAAAGATTGTGATGCTGTATTGAGTGGCTATATTGGTTCACCAGAGCAAGGTGGTCATATATTGGCGGCTGTCGCGCGGGTGAAGCAGGCCAATCCTAACGCCTGGTATTTTTGTGATCCGGTTATGGGGCATCCTGAGAAAGGCTGTATCGTGGCACCCGGTGTGGCAGAGTTTTTCTGCCAGGAAGCATTACCTGCCAGTGATATTATTGCGCCAAATCTGCTCGAACTGGAACAACTCAGCGGCGTACACGTAGACAATGTTGAGCAAGCGGTAAAAGTCGCCCGTGACCTCTGTGCGAAAGGGCCGAAAGTCGTTTTGGTCAAACATTTGAGCCGTGCCGGTTATCACCTTGACTGTTTTGAAATGTTATTAGTGACCATGGATGATGCCTGGCATATCAGTCGTCCATTGGTAGATTTTGGCGCACGCCAGCCAGTGGGTGTGGGTGATTTGACCAGTGGATTATTGCTGGTAAATCTACTTAAAGGCGAGCCCTTGGATAAAGCGCTGGAGCATGTAACGGCTGCGGTATATGAAGTGATGTTGAAAACGCAGCAGATGGGGGAGTATGAACTTCAGGTGGTTGCGGCACAGGACGCTATTGTTAACCCTTCCTGTCATTTTACTGCGACAAAATTATAA
- the rovA gene encoding virulence master transcriptional regulator RovA (RovA (regulator of virulence A) is a MarR family transcriptional regulator.), protein MESTLGSDLARLVRVWRALIDHRLKPLELTQTHWVTLHNINRLPPEQSQIQLAKAIGIEQPSLVRTLDQLEEKGLITRHTCANDRRAKRIKLTEQSSPIIEQVDGVICSTRKEILGGISPDEIELLSGLIDKLERNIIQLQSK, encoded by the coding sequence TTGGAATCGACATTAGGATCTGATTTAGCACGATTAGTTCGCGTTTGGCGCGCGCTAATAGACCACCGGTTGAAGCCGTTGGAGCTGACCCAAACGCATTGGGTTACCTTGCATAACATTAATCGTTTACCACCTGAGCAATCCCAGATTCAACTGGCGAAAGCGATTGGTATCGAACAACCATCATTGGTTAGAACCTTAGATCAACTGGAGGAGAAAGGTCTAATCACACGCCATACCTGTGCAAATGATCGGCGTGCAAAGAGGATAAAACTGACGGAACAGTCTTCACCGATAATAGAGCAGGTTGATGGAGTCATCTGTTCCACCCGTAAAGAAATTCTTGGGGGAATTTCACCAGATGAAATTGAATTGTTATCTGGTTTGATTGACAAGCTTGAGAGAAACATTATTCAACTACAAAGTAAGTAA
- the anmK gene encoding anhydro-N-acetylmuramic acid kinase, with protein sequence MKSGRFIGVMSGTSLDGIDVVLAAIDERMVAQQASYCHPMPLQLKKDILGMCQGQSTTLSAVGKLDAQLGILFAEAVLALLAKAGLTAQDITAIGCHGQTVWHEPLGEPAFTMQLGDNNRIAAMTKIATVGDFRRRDMAYGGQGAPLVPAFHHALLAHSTERRMVLNIGGIANLSMLLPDLPVRGFDTGPGNMLMDAWIWRNRSLPYDKDAAWALSGQVNQPLLELMYSDPYFAKPAPKSTGREYFNAGWLDKQLNKIPGIKPEDVQATLAELTALSVAEQVQLAGGCERLLVCGGGARNPLVMSRMSTLLPGTEVCVTDDFGVSGDDMEALAFAWLAFRTLSGKSGNLPSVTGASCETILGAVYPVSSR encoded by the coding sequence ATGAAATCAGGCCGTTTTATTGGGGTGATGTCGGGAACCAGTCTGGATGGCATCGATGTTGTTCTGGCCGCCATTGATGAGCGCATGGTGGCCCAGCAGGCCAGTTATTGTCACCCGATGCCGCTCCAGTTAAAAAAAGATATTCTCGGCATGTGCCAAGGGCAGTCAACCACGTTATCTGCCGTGGGTAAGCTCGATGCGCAATTAGGAATACTATTTGCTGAAGCGGTGCTGGCACTGCTGGCCAAAGCGGGGCTGACAGCACAGGACATCACGGCAATTGGCTGTCACGGGCAGACAGTTTGGCATGAGCCACTGGGTGAACCGGCCTTTACTATGCAATTAGGTGACAATAATCGTATTGCTGCCATGACAAAAATTGCCACTGTTGGGGATTTTCGCCGCCGGGATATGGCTTATGGTGGGCAGGGCGCACCGCTGGTTCCGGCCTTCCACCATGCTTTATTAGCCCATTCCACGGAACGGCGTATGGTGTTGAATATCGGCGGTATCGCGAACTTATCTATGCTCTTACCTGATTTGCCGGTGCGCGGTTTTGATACTGGGCCGGGGAATATGCTGATGGATGCCTGGATCTGGCGTAATCGTTCGCTACCTTATGATAAGGATGCTGCTTGGGCACTATCGGGCCAGGTAAATCAGCCATTGTTGGAACTGATGTACAGTGACCCCTATTTTGCGAAACCGGCACCGAAAAGCACCGGTCGTGAGTATTTCAATGCCGGGTGGCTGGATAAACAATTGAATAAAATTCCGGGTATTAAACCTGAAGATGTCCAGGCGACATTAGCAGAGCTAACCGCGCTCTCCGTGGCTGAGCAAGTTCAGTTGGCTGGTGGTTGTGAGCGGCTGCTGGTTTGTGGTGGCGGGGCGCGCAATCCATTAGTGATGTCACGGATGTCAACATTATTGCCGGGTACCGAAGTGTGTGTTACTGATGATTTTGGTGTCAGTGGCGATGATATGGAAGCGCTGGCATTCGCCTGGTTGGCTTTTCGAACCTTGTCCGGTAAATCGGGTAATTTACCCTCAGTGACCGGAGCCAGTTGCGAGACCATTTTAGGAGCAGTCTATCCTGTATCGTCACGATGA
- a CDS encoding MliC family protein, which translates to MKHLFGTTAVLGTAAVLMLTGCSLVQPKNETLHYQCGGTKLTVMQDNKQDKVSLVLDGKQLTLPQVRAASGAKYSDNHYTFWSKGNTAFVERDEKVIINDCRLLTTPNDAILQGEDR; encoded by the coding sequence ATGAAACATCTATTTGGCACGACGGCAGTATTGGGTACCGCGGCAGTATTGATGCTAACAGGATGCAGTTTGGTGCAGCCCAAAAACGAAACTTTGCATTACCAATGTGGTGGTACCAAGCTAACGGTAATGCAAGATAATAAGCAGGATAAAGTCAGTTTAGTGCTAGACGGCAAACAGCTTACCTTGCCGCAAGTTCGTGCCGCTTCCGGGGCCAAATACAGTGATAATCACTATACTTTCTGGTCGAAGGGCAATACGGCTTTTGTTGAGCGAGACGAAAAAGTCATTATCAATGACTGCAGACTGCTGACGACCCCCAACGACGCGATCTTGCAAGGTGAGGACAGGTAG